From a single Syngnathus scovelli strain Florida chromosome 2, RoL_Ssco_1.2, whole genome shotgun sequence genomic region:
- the hspg2 gene encoding basement membrane-specific heparan sulfate proteoglycan core protein isoform X8, which yields MGSWTYGLLYLLLSCQLVHVTQASKVWGEVPLPDDSVEQKDVQAAPSLLGDDEDFVADEASGDLPSGEDDGSAPWPPVSESTKYSLDSSYVVNIKSAVEPALIYYRALVNFTDSIVYNPELEDIFSPAFNEISEAVVDTLESEYNRIPGVQTVSVVLIKKIIREYGTDVFVELDVGSDYNSNSEQIRSVLYSVVQNGAIASYVTSVEGFQFRQLGEVRPLPSVEPLAVPVIPGIRPCMPDEHRCGDGTCILMEYLCDNRPDCRDLSDENDCDGRRPFATTPATTTAAVKPPQPPVIPGFCRADQAKCQSGECIPRDYICDGEKDCLDGSDEFQCGTPSPCEPNEFKCRNGRCALKLWRCDGDNDCEDNSDELDCPTKGPDDWCAPEQFECLSDRTCIPASYQCDEEPDCPDGSDEYACTPPSVTSLPESIQVDRGATVTFTCRAVGVPTPIITWRLNWGHIPTSGRISMTSENGYGTLTIRDVKEADQGAYTCEAINAKGLVFGIPDGVLTLTSNPNPGNCPDHHFSVEGRCVPCFCAGLTKNCKSTGRYRNQISLRFTDEEDFKGVNVTYPSRPGIPPLSSTQLLINPEMEEFQLVDLSRRFLNLDSFWTLPRQFLGNKIDSYGGSLKYKVRFIVARGLSELVEKPDVILVGNGRRLIYRRGSSTPAGVVNQREVKFTEDNWQHSNGRQVSREELMMTLANLDSISIRTIYNNHMVSVALSDIVMDTTTVEFSTRGHAKDVEECRCPPGYTGLSCEMCSSGFERVPGGPYLGTCAGCNCNGHASACDPISGHCLSCQHNTEGPQCDKCRVGYFGDPRRGRSDDCKPCPCPYYETSRRFSDTCFLDFDQQPTCDACKPGYTGRRCEKCAPGYQGNPLLPNGKCVLQQTKCDNRGSISSTSRPCSCKNYVAGAQCDECKPGFFHLSENNPEGCLRCFCMGVTKQCASSTWSRDQVRGGVNGQLFTLTNIGNSRTISEGIIQSGSSEVVYRSFSSIPSSIYYWVLPENFRGDKVTAYGGELRYTVRYDPPQRSLVIVGQPDVVLQGNGISLEHYSQSKPLPRVPQTVTVTFRESAWRRADGQPCTREHLLMALADVSALHIRATYADNMAESSISDIKMDVAVPHSTGNERALEVEECACPQGYKGPSCQECDEGYTRTGSGLYLGTCERCDCNGYAGGCDPETGRCLQCQHNTDGPRCERCKTGYYGNPAAGAVQACQPCPCPGTTSNYQFSSTCYLDSDGQPTCGCLPGYTGRRCERCVQGYTGNPLLGEKCVSGNNEVNGNCYNCDPRGSEGCTGGYCRCKMNVEDASCSRCKSGTFHLSQQNKDGCLSCFCMGVTQQCTSSNYYRDLVSTTFSPGNFQGFALVNRQRTDRITTGFTVEISTEGTQLSYSNFDYLGQEPHYWQLPGIFQGDKKDSSFTRLKRAEQGDLRQLDDEVWALLSNFSLQQFPLSSRVPTSSSSSLRNLSLPPRPSGISSSVRRARPRSYSPGQLPHLQTENTVSRTAPRASGAGSKYSLVYKGFSLHQDNVLYWQLPTRFTGDKVGSYGGKLKYTISHVAGPRGTLLEDVDVQIIGNDITLVARQQWQRRQHGSRETQQFEVVFTEEHWRRPDGMPATREHLLMLLADLDDILIRASYYTEMRSSSISDVSMDVAVPNYSGLAQALEVEQCRCPPGYQGLSCQDCAPGYTRTDGGLYLGHCELCECNGHSDSCHPETGICTNCQHHTQGELCEQCASGFFGDPTVGTPEDCQPCACPHTDPDNQFSPTCESLGNGGYQCTACQPGYTGQYCERCAPGYVGNPQERQKCRPRDDAASLVVKVYPDRIRTSQGGSVTLRCQVSVSSPHYFYWSREDGQPISSRADRLRQGAELYFSNVQPSDAGVYICTCRDQRITNRSRAEIIVTGVPTKAIEVTVEEPKAQTIRVGATVNFICTAKSKSPAYTLVWTRLGNGKLPNRAMDFNGILTIQNIQPEDAGVYVCTGSNMYAMDEGNAVLYVPEASQTQMFYTAYEMFEGHRKPAEATQPVATISPSTLTVQQGQRAEFRCTVTGNPNPALEWIGGPGKRMSPRAVIRGNLLTFAAVELADEGEYSCKALNTHGEHTARVSLFVRRSNPNGLGTVPQVQVSPQNIDAHEGDTLRLYCRASGSPTAKLTWLKNGGQIPPQAVPSHGFQQFKSNSVDVLHRRVEELQASTDRTDIGTLLIPNVKVSDSGTYMCVGSNSVGSNSAPIKVSVLKVDQSSSIVRIQPSEADVHEGHNVYLNCIVSGNPPPRVTWMRAGGSLSSNHQVVGSQLRILSATSEDSGEYICQVQSTPGSQIHRATVSVSVTSSSSRLQSPIIAIEPHTAAVRVGESASFRCKVYSGAQPVRLEWKLSANQPLPDNVRVSPDGSVITIANAKPMNHGAYRCVASNPFGITHTIVSLIVKEPPVAIVTPVGPVHIRVGEPINLDCQASGEPRPSVTWHRLDNNRKIKLSSPAPAESNAVMQILVARPEDSGTYVCIARNNDDSTETRVEVIVQGGTQLPSVPRVIVPEPLMIVVEGQTATLRCEAHGFPAPTITWSKLRSSLPWRHKVVDNSLVLSNVGRQDSGEYICSAVNNMGTTEVTVTLEVETSPYATSVPDDVAVRVGEVIRLQCLAHGTPPLTYIWSKVDGALPSRAQVSDGDLQINLATAEDAGSYKCVASNRVGHSEVVAKVAVRSPLAVRVAPQVEVKAQGSAVEFTCSAAGGVETTIEWLKEGGGLPPNHHIKDGVLRIENIEQSNEGVYICRASSIYGQAQDAARLTVQALPKVMINVRTSVQTVMIGNSVEFECHAVGDPEPTVKWSKVGGPLPTHIVVMGGMLKIERVTEADAGQYRCTATNDVGSVQSQVVLNVQSLPQISALPETKEVTVGSDAVLPCVATGYPVPEIKWSKLEGELPPKCFQDVNVLTVPRVTHSDSGTYVCTASNKQGKVEAFTKLDVHERVMPYFAQEPLSYLTLPTIKNAYKAFNIKINFRPDNVDGMILYNGQKRSTGADFISLGLVGGRLEFRFDVGSGMATIRDPNPVKLGEFHTVEIYRNLTLGYIVVDGGEPVNGSSQGKFKGLDLNEELHVGGYPNYTALDKTTGIKTGFVGCIRQLVIQGEEVIFKDMDRSSTGVTNCPTCKNRPCQNGGRCQDSDTSLYTCSCLRGFTGSNCQHHSSLHCHSEACGADATCINRQSGLGYDCRCHLGKFGNKCMDGELVTTPLFNGEESYISYPPLTNVHDDLRVELEFKPIERDGLMFFCGGKKMKVEDFVAISMVDGHVEFKYELGTGQAILRSPQPVPLGQWHRVVAERNMRDGHLRVDHGPVEKKISPGKAQGLNIHTPMFLGGVPNMEILPKPANISQMFEGCVGEVFINNKKLDLSYSFTESRAIRKCVDTSPCDRRPCLNGGHCMPNAEYEYQCLCRDGFEGERCEIMKDVCQRDYECQNGGSCVNGHCVCRSEFTGLNCEESRISSFPEAAWNSEASEANDSPYQYAAHFHNGGYIALPKSIMRRRSPDTPETIELEINTLSSEGLILWQGVEHGEHGRGKDFITLGIRNGHLIFSYQLGSGEAEIMSRQSINNGEWHKVKAVRAGKDGYIQIDGDAALHGQSKGKSIMVNTKGPLYLGGAPNMAAMTAGKFSSGMTGCVRNLSLINGRPEDEQARTIDLQTHAAHSVNVRPCTS from the exons AGTACTCGTTGGACTCTTCCTATGTGGTGAACATAAAGAGCGCAGTCGAGCCAGCCTTAA TTTATTACAGAGCTCTTGTCAACTTCACCGACTCCATCGTCTACAACCCAGAGCTGGAGGACATCTTCTCACCAGCCTTTAATGAGATCTCAGAAGCCGTGGTGGACACC TTGGAGTCAGAGTACAACAGGATTCCAGGTGTCCAGACAGTCAGCGTGGTCCTCATTAA GAAGATCATCAGAGAGTACGGCACTGATGTATTTGTGGAACTGGACGTGGGCTCGGACTACAACAGCAACAGCGAACAGATCCGGAGTGTGCTATACAGCGTCGTGCAGAATGGTGCAATCGCCTCCTATGTCACATCGGTGGAAGGCTTTCAGTTCAGACAGCTTGGAGAAG TTCGCCCTCTGCCCTCAGTGGAACCTTTAGCGGTGCCAG TAATCCCTGGCATCAGGCCGTGCATGCCGGATGAGCACAGGTGCGGTGACGGGACTTGCATCCTGATGGAATACCTGTGTGACAATCGACCAGATTGTCGTGATTTGAGCGATGAGAACGATTGCG ATGGAAGACGACCTTTTGCAACCACCCCTGCCACCACAACCGCCGCTGTTAAACCTCCGCAGCCACCCGTCATTCCGGGATTCTGTCGAGCGGATCAAGCAAAATGCCAGAGCGGAGAATGTATCCCTCGAGACTACATCTGCGACGGGGAAAAAGACTGCTTGGACGGAAGTGACGAATTCCAATGCG GAACTCCGTCGCCATGTGAACCCAATGAGTTTAAGTGTAGAAACGGCCGTTGCGCCCTCAAGCTCTGGCGTTGTGATGGAGACAATGACTGTGAAGATAACTCAGATGAGCTGGACTGCC CCACCAAGGGTCCAGATGACTGGTGTGCTCCTGAGCAGTTTGAATGCCTAAGCGACCGCACTTGCATCCCAGCTAGTTACCAGTGTGACGAAGAGCCAGACTGTCCCGACGGCTCAGATGAATACGCCTGCA CTCCTCCATCTGTGACAAGTCTACCAGAATCCATCCAAGTTGACCGGGGGGCCACTGTGACATTTACCTGTCGGGCTGTTGGCGTGCCAACACCCATCATCACCTGGAGGTTGAATTGGGGACACATTCCGACAAGTGGCAG AATCTCAATGACCAGTGAGAACGGTTATGGCACGCTTACCATCCGTGACGTGAAGGAAGCCGATCAGGGGGCCTACACTTGCGAGGCCATCAACGCCAAAGGTCTTGTGTTTGGTATTCCAGATGGAGTGCTAACTCTTACATCAAATCCTAACCCAG GCAACTGCCCAGACCATCACTTTAGCGTGGAGGGCCGCTGCGTTCCTTGCTTCTGTGCTGGACTCACCAAGAATTGCAAGAGCACCGGACGCTACCGGAATCAGATCAGTCTGCGTTTCACCGATGAGGAGGACTTTAAAG GTGTGAATGTCACCTACCCATCCAGGCCAGGCATTCCCCCTCTTTCTTCCACTCAGCTCCTCATCAACCCTGAGATGGAAGAGTTCCAGCTTGTCGATTTGTCACGTCGCTTTCTCAACCTGGACTCTTTTTGGACCTTGCCCCGGCAGTTTCTTGGCAACAAG ATCGATTCCTATGGAGGGTCCCTGAAGTACAAAGTCCGCTTCATTGTGGCCCGTGGTCTGTCTGAACTCGTGGAGAAGCCGGATGTAATACTGGTTGGAAATGGGCGCAGGCTTATCTACCGCCGAGGGAGTTCCACCCCTGCCGGTGTGGTCAACCAACGTGAAGTTAAATTCACTGAA GATAACTGGCAACACTCCAACGGACGACAAGTAAGCCGGGAGGAGCTAATGATGACGCTGGCTAACTTGGACAGCATCAGCATCCGCACCATCTATAACAACCACATGGTCAGCGTGGCACTCAGTGATATCGTCATGGATACCACCACTGTGGAGTTTAGCACTCGAGGTCATGCGAAGGATGTAGAAGAGTGCAG ATGTCCCCCTGGATATACGGGCCTGTCctgtgaaatgtgttcctctggTTTTGAGCGCGTCCCTGGTGGCCCCTATCTGGGCACCTGCGCCGGGTGTAACTGTAATGGACATGCCAGTGCCTGCGATCCAATCAGCGGACATTGTCTG AGCTGTCAGCACAACACAGAAGGTCCACAATGTGACAAGTGTCGCGTTGGTTACTTTGGTGACCCGAGACGAGGCCGATCCGATGACTGCAAGCCTTGCCCTTGTCCATACTATGAAACCTCTCGCCG GTTCTCTGACACCTGCTTCCTTGATTTTGACCAACAGCCAACATGTGATGCCTGCAAGCCCGGCTACACGGGACGACGTTGTGAAAA ATGTGCTCCTGGTTACCAGGGCAATCCCCTTCTACCAAACGGAAAATGTGTTCTTCAAC AAACCAAGTGTGATAACAGAGGAAGCATCAGCTCAACCAGCAGGCCATGCAGCTGCAAG AACTATGTGGCAGGCGCTCAGTGTGATGAGTGCAAGCCAGGCTTCTTCCACTTATCAGAAAACAACCCTGAGGGTTGTCTGCGTTGTTTCTGCATGGGCGTCACCAAACAGTGTGCTAGCTCTACTTGGAGTCGAGATCAG GTACGAGGAGGAGTGAACGGCCAGCTTTTCACACTCACCAACATCGGCAACTCCAGAACTATCAGCGAGGGTATCATTCAGAGTGGCTCCTCAGAAGTTGTCTACCGCTCCTTTTCCAGCATTCCCAGCAGCATCTACTACTGGGTCTTGCCTGAGAATTTCAGAGGAGATAAG GTGACAGCCTATGGCGGAGAGCTACGCTACACCGTGCGTTATGACCCTCCGCAACGCTCCCTGGTGATTGTTGGTCAGCCAGATGTGGTTCTCCAGGGCAATGGCATCTCTCTGGAACATTACTCTCAATCCAAGCCTCTGCCACGTGTGCCACAAACAGTCACTGTGACATTCAGAGAG TCTGCATGGCGCCGCGCTGACGGGCAACCGTGCACACGGGAGCATCTCCTTATGGCTCTGGCTGATGTTAGCGCCTTGCATATAAGGGCCACCTATGCAGACAACATGGCAGAGAGCAG tatcTCAGACATTAAAATGGATGTTGCGGTTCCACACTCAACTGGAAATGAACGTGCCCTTGAGGTGGAAGAGTGTGCATGCCCTCAAGGATACAAAGGACCATCTTGCCAG GAGTGTGATGAAGGTTATACCCGGACCGGCTCTGGTCTTTACCTGGGCACTTGTGAGAGATGTGACTGCAATGGGTATGCCGGCGGCTGTGACCCGGAGACCGGCAGGTGTCTT CAATGTCAACATAACACTGATGGGCCAAGGTGTGAACGCTGTAAGACTGGTTACTATGGAAACCCAGCAGCTGGAGCTGTCCAGGCCTGCCAGCCTTGCCCATGTCCTGGAACAACATCCAACTACCA ATTCTCCTCAACCTGCTATTTGGATTCTGATGGTCAGCCTACATGTGGTTGTCTTCCTGGATACACTGGCAGACGTTGCGAAAG ATGTGTACAAGGATACACAGGCAATCCATTGCTTGGAGAGAAGTGTGTTTCCGGCAACAATGAAGTCAATG GTAACTGCTACAACTGCGATCCAAGAGGAAGTGAAGGCTGCACTGGTGGCTATTGTCGCTGcaag ATGAATGTTGAAGATGCATCTTGCTCCAGGTGCAAGTCTGGAACTTTCCATCTTAGCCAACAAAACAAAGATGGCTGCCTGTCATGTTTCTGTATGGGTGTCACTCAACAGTGCACCAGTTCCAACTACTACAGAGACTTG GTATCAACAACATTTTCTCCAGGGAACTTTCAGGGTTTCGCGTTGGTGAACCGTCAACGCACAGACCGCATCACCACTGGGTTTACAGTTGAGATTTCCACTGAGGGGACACAGCTGTCTTACAGCAACTTTGACTACCTTGGACAGGAGCCCCACTACTGGCAGCTTCCTGGGATCTTCCAGGGAGACAAG AAAGATTCGTCTTTTACTCGTTTAAAACGAGCAGAACAG GGTGACCTCAGACAGCTGGACGATGAGGTCTGGGCACTCCTCTCAAACTTTTCCCTTCAACAATTTCCACTCTCCTCGCGTGTTCCGACatcatcttcttcctctttgCGTAACCTGAGTTTACCTCCTCGTCCGTCTGGCATCTCCTCTTCAGTTAGACGAGCCAGACCCCGATCGTACTCTCCAGGCCAATTGCCTCATCTGCAG ACCGAGAATACAGTGAGCAGGACGGCCCCTCGTGCTTCTGGAGCAGGCAGCAAG TACTCTCTGGTCTACAAAGGTTTCAGCTTGCACCAGGACAATGTGCTCTACTGGCAGCTCCCCACACGGTTCACAGGGGATAAG GTGGGCTCATATGGTGGCAAACTGAAATACACAATCTCCCACGTAGCCGGTCCAAGGGGAACTCTACTTGAAGATGTCGATGTACAGATTATT GGGAATGACATTACTCTGGTAGCCCGACAACAGTGGCAGAGAAGGCAGCATGGCAGCAGAGAGACTCAACAATTTGAGGTTGTCTTCACCGAG GAGCACTGGCGTCGCCCTGATGGCATGCCTGCCACACGAGAGCACTTGTTGATGCTTCTGGCTGACCTGGATGACATCTTGATCCGGGCGTCCTACTACACCGAGATGCGCTCGTCCAGTATCTCCGACGTCAGCATGGACGTGGCTGTGCCTAACTACAGCGGCCTGGCACAGGCCCTGGAGGTGGAGCAGTGCCGCTGCCCACCTGGATACCAGGGTCTTTCCTGCCAG GATTGTGCGCCCGGATACACTCGCACCGATGGAGGCTTATACCTGGGTCACTGTGAGCTGTGCGAGTGCAACGGCCACTCAGACTCCTGCCACCCCGAGACTGGCATCTGCACA AACTGCCAGCACCACACTCAGGGTGAGCTCTGTGAACAGTGCGCATCCGGCTTCTTCGGTGACCCCACTGTTGGCACACCGGAGGACTGCCAGCCCTGTGCCTGCCCTCACACTGACCCGGACAACCA gttctCTCCTACCTGCGAGAGCCTAGGAAACGGAGGCTACCAGTGTACTGCCTGTCAGCCTGGCTACACAGGCCAGTACTGTGAgcg TTGTGCTCCTGGTTATGTCGGCAACCCACAGGAGAGACAGAAGTGTCGTCCACGTGATG ATGCAGCCTCATTGGTGGTGAAGGTGTATCCAGACAGGATTCGGACGTCCCAGGGTGGCTCAGTCACACTGCGGTGTCAGGTGTCTGTTTCTTCTCCACACTACTTCTACTGGTCCAGAGAGGACGGGCAGCCTATCTCAAGCAGGGCTGACCGACTCAGACAAG GAGCAGAGTTGTACTTCTCCAACGTCCAGCCAAGTGATGCCGGTGTATACATCTGTACCTGCCGCGACCAACGCATCACAAACAGGAGCCGTGCGGAAATTATTGTCACAG GTGTTCCAACCAAAGCCATTGAAGTGACAGTTGAGGAACCCAAAGCTCAAACAATCAGGGTGGGAGCGACCGTAAACTTCATCTGTACTGCAAAGAGCAAG TCGCCGGCCTACACGCTGGTCTGGACCCGGCTGGGTAACGGGAAACTTCCCAACCGGGCAATGGACTTCAATGGCATCCTGACCATCCAGAACATCCAGCCAGAGGACGCCGGCGTGTACGTGTGCACCGGCTCCAACATGTACGCTATGGACGAGGGCAATGCCGTCCTCTATGTGCCAG AGGCCTCACAGACACAGATGTTTTACACAGCCTATGAAATGTTTGAAGGACACAGAAAGC CTGCAGAGGCGACCCAGCCTGTGGCTACCATCAGCCCTTCCACACTGACCGTCCAGCAAGGTCAGAGAGCCGAGTTCCGCTGTACAGTAACTGGCAACCCAAATCCTGCCCTCGAATGGATCG ggggtcctgggaagagaatgagTCCCAGAGCAGTAATTAGAGGAAACTTGTTGACTTTCGCAGCAGTGGAGCTGGCAGATGAAGGGGAGTACTCCTGCAAAGCTCTGAACACCCACGGCGAGCACACAGCACGGGTTTCCCTCTTTGTCAGAA GATCAAACCCGAATGGTCTTGGTACAGTGCCGCAAGTCCAAGTCAGCCCCCAAAATATTGACGCTCATGAAGGGGATACGTTGAGGTTGTACTGTCGTGCCTCAGGATCACCAACCGCAAAACTTACCTGGCTTAAAAATGGAGGACAAATCCCACCCCAG GCCGTTCCCTCTCACGGTTTCCAACAGTTTAAAAGCAACAGTGTCGATGTGTTACACAGACGTGTTGAGGAGCTTCAG GCCAGCACGGACCGCACGGATATCGGTACGCTGCTTATTCCAAATGTAAAAGTATCGGATTCGGGCACGTACATGTGTGTGGGCAGCAACAGCGTCGGCTCGAACAGTGCACCCATTAAAGTTTCGGTGCTCAAAG TGGATCAAAGTTCCTCGATTGTTAGAATCCAACCGTCAGAAGCGGACGTCCATGAAGGTCACAACGTGTACCTCAATTGTATCGTCTCTGGAAATCCTCCTCCCCGAGTAACTTGGATGAGAGCGGGTGGGAGCCTATCGTCCAATCACCAG GTTGTTGGCAGTCAGCTTCGTATCCTGTCAGCGACCTCAGAGGACTCGGGAGAGTACATCTGTCAAGTGCAGAGCACTCCGGGATCTCAAATCCACCGGGCCACTGTCTCCGTGTCGGTCACGTCATCATCCTCAC GTCTTCAAAGTCCAATCATTGCCATTGAGCCTCACACGGCGGCAGTGCGCGTTGGTGAATCGGCTAGCTTCAGGTGCAAAGTGTACAGCGGGGCCCAACCTGTTAGACTGGAGTGGAAACTGTCTGCCAACCAACCACTGCCAG ACAATGTCAGAGTTAGTCCTGATGGTTCTGTGATTACCATAGCAAATGCAAAACCCATGAATCATGGTGCTTACCGCTGCGTGGCCAGCAACCCGTTTGGCATCACCCACACTATCGTGTCCTTGATCGTAAAAG AGCCCCCCGTGGCCATTGTCACCCCTGTTGGGCCAGTGCACATCAGGGTGGGTGAACCCATCAACCTGGATTGCCAGGCTTCAGGAGAACCCCGCCCTTCTGTCACATGGCACAGGTTGGACAACAACCGTAAGATCAAGCTGAGCAGTCCCGCTCCTGCAGAGTCCAATGCAGTCATGCAG ATACTTGTGGCCCGTCCAGAAGACAGTGGCACGTACGTGTGCATAGCACGCAACAACGACGATAGCACCGAGACTAGGGTGGAAGTCATTGTTCAGGGAGGCACTCAATTGCCCTCAGTGCCCCGAGTCATCGTTCCCGAGCCACTCATGATTGTGGTGGAAGGTCAAACAGCAACCCTACGCTGTGAAGCCCATG GTTTCCCTGCCCCAACTATCACATGGTCCAAATTACGGTCATCTCTACCTTGGAGACATAAAGTGGTGGACAACAGTCTCGTGCTGTCCAACGTGGGGCGCCAAGATTCTGGGGAATACATCTGCAGTGCTGTAAACAACATGGGCACGACTGAAGTAACCGTTACATTGGAAGTCGAAA CCTCTCCGTATGCTACTTCTGTGCCTGATGATGTGGCAGTGCGTGTTGGGGAGGTGATCAGGTTGCAGTGCCTAGCTCACGGAACTCCGCCACTGACCTACATTTGGTCTAAGGTGGATGGTGCCTTACCCTCCAGGGCTCAGGTCAGCGACGGCGATCTCCAAATCAATCTGGCCACAGCAGAAGATGCTGGGAGCTACAAGTGTGTAGCCAGCAACAGAGTTGGCCACAGTGAAGTTGTGGCTAAAGTTGCAGTCAGAT CGCCATTGGCAGTGCGTGTGGCACCACAAGTGGAGGTGAAGGCTCAGGGCAGCGCTGTGGAGTTCACATGTTCAGCAGCTGGTGGGGTGGAAACTACAATTGAGTGGCTGAAAGAAGGAGGTGGCCTTCCCCCAAACCACCACATCAAGGACGGCGTGCTCAG GATTGAAAACATTGAGCAGAGCAACGAAGGTGTTTACATCTGCAGAGCAAGCAGCATATATGGtcaggctcaggacgcagccaggCTGACCGTCCAAG caCTACCCAAGGTGATGATCAATGTACGCACCTCAGTGCAGACTGTCATGATTGGGAACTCGGTGGAGTTTGAATGCCACGCCGTCGGTGACCCCGAGCCCACCGTCAAGTGGAGTAAAGTGGGCGGGCCTCTGCCAACCCACATCGTGGTGATGGGTGGCATGCTGAAGATTGAGCGGGTGACCGAGGCGGACGCGGGACAGTATCGCTGCACAGCCACTAATGAtgtcggctcggtgcagtcccaGGTGGTCCTCAATGTCCAGT CACTTCCTCAAATTTCTGCACTCCCTGAAACGAAGGAGGTGACCGTTGGGTCAGATGCAGTTCTGCCATGCGTGGCAACGGGATATCCTGTACCTGAAATCAAATGGTCCAAG CTTGAGGGTGAGCTACCCCCAAAGTGCTTCCAGGACGTAAACGTGCTGACAGTTCCTCGGGTCACACATAGCGATTCCGGGACGTACGTGTGCACAGCATCAAACAAACAAGGCAAAGTAGAAGCTTTCACCAAACTGGATGTTCATG AAAGAGTGATGCCGTACTTTGCCCAGGAGCCACTGTCCTATCTCACCCTGCCCACCATCAAAAACGCCTACAAGGCTTTCAACATCAAAATCAACTTTAGGCCCGATAATGTTGATG GTATGATCCTTTATAACGGTCAGAAAAGGAGTACAGGAGCCGACTTCATTTCTCTCGGCCTCGTCGGTGGCCGTTTAGAGTTCAG GTTTGACGTGGGTTCGGGCATGGCCACCATCCGCGACCCCAACCCGGTCAAACTGGGAGAATTTCACACAGTCGAGATATATCGCAACCTTACCCTGGGCTACATCGTGGTGGATGGAGGCGAGCCGGTCAATGGCAGCTCGCAG GGGAAGTTCAAAGGCTTGGATTTGAATGAGGAGTTGCACGTGGGCGGTTACCCCAACTACACTGCTCTGGACAAAACTACTGGCATCAAGACTGGTTTTGTTG GTTGCATTCGCCAGCTGGTCATTCAAGGTGAGGAGGTCATCTTCAAGGATATGGACCGCAGTTCCACCGGAGTTACCAACTGTCCCACCTGCAAAAATCGCCCGTGCCAG AATGGAGGCAGGTGCCAGGACTCGGACACCAGCTTGTATACGTGCAGCTGTCTTCGGGGATTCACTGGCAGCAACTGCCAGCATCACTCGTCCCTTCACTGCCACTCAG AGGCCTGTGGAGCAGACGCCACTTGCATTAATCGCCAAAGCGGTCTGGGCTATGATTGTCGCTGCCACCTGGGCAAATTTGGAAACAAATGCATGGATG GCGAATTGGTAACCACTCCGCTGTTCAACGGGGAAGAGTCGTACATCTCCTATCCTCCGCTGACCAACGTCCACGATGACCTGCGAGTTGAACTGGAATTCAAACCCATTGAGCGAGATGGTCTGATGTTCTTCTGCGGAGGGAAGAAGATGAAAGTGGAGGACTTTGTGGCCATCTCTATGGTGGACGGACATGTCGAGTTCAAATATGAACTGGGCACAG GCCAGGCCATCCTTCGCAGTCCACAACCAGTCCCTTTGGGCCAATGGCACAGAGTTGTGGCCGAGCGGAACATGCGAGACGGTCACCTCAGAGTCGACCATGGCCCAGTAGAAAAGAAGATTTCTCCTGGGAAAGCCCAGGGCCTCAATATCCACACTCCAATGTTCCTGGGAGGCGTCCCCAACATGGAAATCCTGCCAAAGCCTGCAAATATCAGCCAAATGTTTGAGGGCTGCGTTGGAGAG GTCTTCATCAACAACAAGAAGCTGGATCTGTCCTACAGCTTTACCGAGAGTCGAGCGATCCGCAAGTGCGTGGATACGAGCCCATGTGATCGGCGGCCTTGTTTGAATGGAGGCCACTGTATGCCCAATGCGGAGTATGAGTACCAGTGCCTCTGTAGGGATGGATTTGAAG GTGAGCGTTGCGAGATCATGAAAGACGTGTGCCAGCGGGACTACGAGTGCCAAAATGGCGGCAGCTGTGTTAACGGACACTGCGTGTGCCGCTCAGAATTCACAGGCCTCAACTGTGAAGAAA GCCGCATCTCCAGCTTCCCCGAGGCCGCGTGGAATTCAGAAGCTAGCGAGGCTAATG ATTCTCCCTATCAGTATGCAGCTCATTTTCACAATGGCGGATACATTGCCCTTCCTAAGTCCATTATGCGAAGACG CTCACCTGACACGCCGGAGACAATCGAATTGGAGATCAATACACTCTCCTCCGAGGGTCTGATCCTGTGGCAGGGAGTC GAACATGGGGAACACGGCAGAGGCAAGGACTTTATCACTCTTGGGATTCGCAACGGACACCTT